The proteins below come from a single Halobacillus salinarum genomic window:
- a CDS encoding glyceraldehyde-3-phosphate dehydrogenase — MSKTKIAINGLGRIGRMVFRKAVLDDSLELVAVNASYPAETIAHMLKYDSVHGRFEGEITAAENCIVVDGKKIVLCSTRDPLTLPWRELEIDIVIEATGKFRSKEEAELHIEAGAKKVIITAPGKNVDSTIVMGVNEESFDPAFHDVVSNASCTTNCLAPVVKVLEEHFGIENGLMTTVHSFTNDQKNLDNPHKDLRRARGCTQSIIPTSTGAAKALGEVIPSMKGKLNGMALRVPTPNVSLVDLVVDLKREATVEEVNEAFRRYSKKDMQGILEYSEEPLVSIDYTTSPSSAIVDGLSTQVIGQRKVKVLAWYDNEWGYSCRVVDLAKFVGSFMNQKTEARVS; from the coding sequence ATGAGTAAAACAAAAATTGCAATTAATGGTTTAGGAAGAATTGGCAGAATGGTGTTTAGAAAAGCTGTTTTGGACGATTCCCTGGAGCTTGTGGCAGTGAATGCTAGCTATCCAGCAGAAACCATAGCTCACATGCTAAAATATGACAGTGTTCACGGACGGTTTGAAGGGGAAATCACCGCTGCTGAAAATTGTATAGTCGTCGATGGGAAAAAAATAGTGTTATGCTCCACGAGAGACCCGCTTACCTTACCGTGGAGAGAACTCGAGATTGATATTGTGATCGAAGCCACTGGTAAATTCCGCAGCAAAGAAGAAGCGGAGCTTCACATTGAAGCTGGAGCTAAAAAGGTGATTATTACGGCTCCCGGAAAAAATGTAGATTCCACTATTGTGATGGGGGTAAATGAAGAAAGCTTTGACCCGGCTTTCCATGATGTAGTTTCCAATGCTTCTTGTACTACAAATTGTTTAGCTCCGGTAGTAAAAGTGCTGGAAGAACATTTTGGAATTGAAAATGGCTTGATGACAACTGTCCATTCCTTTACGAATGATCAAAAAAACCTGGATAATCCTCATAAAGATTTACGCAGGGCAAGAGGATGTACCCAATCCATTATTCCGACATCCACTGGTGCCGCAAAAGCATTAGGTGAAGTAATTCCATCTATGAAAGGAAAGTTAAATGGAATGGCGCTGCGAGTCCCAACTCCTAATGTTTCTCTAGTTGATTTAGTCGTGGATTTAAAAAGAGAAGCAACGGTTGAGGAAGTGAATGAAGCATTTAGACGGTACTCAAAAAAAGATATGCAAGGGATATTGGAATACAGCGAGGAACCTCTTGTTTCTATTGATTACACAACTTCTCCATCTTCGGCAATCGTAGATGGGCTTTCCACTCAGGTGATTGGGCAGAGGAAAGTCAAAGTGCTTGCTTGGTATGATAACGAGTGGGGTTATTCCTGCAGAGTAGTAGATTTAGCTAAATTTGTCGGATCATTTATGAACCAGAAGACAGAAGCACGCGTGTCTTAA
- the speD gene encoding adenosylmethionine decarboxylase — MDTMGRHVIAELWDCNESKLNDMSFIEQVFVDAALKAGAEVREVAFHKFAPHGVSGVVIISESHLTIHSFPEHGYASIDVYTCGDRIDPNVAAEYIVQALEAGRNETVEVPRGMGPVEVQQSRAL, encoded by the coding sequence ATGGATACAATGGGAAGACACGTAATAGCTGAACTATGGGATTGTAATGAAAGTAAATTGAATGATATGTCGTTTATTGAACAAGTTTTTGTCGATGCAGCGCTGAAAGCAGGAGCGGAAGTAAGAGAAGTTGCTTTTCATAAGTTTGCCCCGCATGGAGTAAGCGGAGTAGTGATCATTTCTGAATCGCACTTAACAATTCATAGCTTTCCTGAACATGGCTATGCCAGTATAGACGTTTATACATGCGGTGATCGGATCGATCCTAATGTTGCTGCAGAATATATCGTGCAGGCATTAGAAGCAGGCAGAAATGAAACAGTAGAAGTTCCCCGGGGCATGGGTCCTGTTGAAGTTCAGCAATCTCGTGCTTTATAA
- a CDS encoding cytosolic protein codes for MSKHSETSENHRDEGLVSHYYKAKKDEVFRAVEAMFDTPSEVVASSKERGEITIKYKGKRSAFVVATVIMVRPFQTAVDFSVTTESGGPIDFGFSRNLIVSLYQQLDRQFPSIDPS; via the coding sequence GTGAGCAAACACTCTGAAACGAGTGAAAATCATCGTGATGAAGGTCTTGTTTCCCATTATTATAAAGCTAAGAAAGATGAAGTATTCCGAGCTGTAGAAGCCATGTTCGACACGCCATCGGAAGTGGTCGCGTCTTCTAAAGAACGTGGTGAAATCACGATTAAATACAAAGGGAAGAGATCGGCGTTTGTTGTAGCTACTGTAATTATGGTGCGCCCATTTCAAACTGCTGTAGATTTTTCTGTAACAACTGAATCTGGTGGACCGATCGACTTTGGATTCAGCAGAAATTTAATTGTCAGCCTTTATCAGCAGCTGGACCGCCAGTTTCCTTCAATTGATCCGTCCTAG
- the nrdR gene encoding transcriptional regulator NrdR, which translates to MKCPNCHYKSTKVLDSRPIEEGQAIRRRRECEACDFRFTTFERIEEVPLIVVKKEGTREEFSREKLMRGLIRACEKRPVAVEELENVTLDIEKELRNRGVSEVLSKDIGEMVMMRLSDIDEVAYVRFASVYRQFKDINVFIDELKELIKHEDKG; encoded by the coding sequence TTGAAATGTCCAAATTGCCACTATAAGAGCACGAAAGTACTGGATTCTCGACCAATTGAAGAAGGACAAGCGATACGAAGGCGCAGGGAATGTGAAGCGTGTGATTTTCGTTTTACTACATTTGAACGCATTGAAGAAGTGCCTTTAATTGTAGTGAAGAAAGAAGGCACGCGTGAAGAATTCAGCCGTGAGAAGCTTATGCGGGGGCTCATCCGTGCCTGTGAAAAGCGTCCGGTTGCGGTTGAGGAACTGGAGAATGTTACGCTTGATATTGAAAAGGAATTGAGGAATCGAGGCGTTTCAGAGGTTTTAAGTAAGGATATCGGTGAAATGGTTATGATGCGTCTGTCCGATATTGATGAAGTTGCCTATGTCCGCTTTGCCTCGGTTTATCGTCAATTCAAAGATATCAATGTGTTTATTGATGAATTAAAAGAACTAATTAAACACGAGGATAAGGGATGA